The following are encoded in a window of Ricinus communis isolate WT05 ecotype wild-type chromosome 4, ASM1957865v1, whole genome shotgun sequence genomic DNA:
- the LOC107262330 gene encoding uncharacterized protein LOC107262330, with protein sequence MVDYLSKWVEVIPSVTNNAKVAKKMLKKIIFPSFGTPRALISDGGSHFCNHIIESLLNKYGVTHKVVTPYHPQTSGQVEVRNRELKWILKRTVSPSRKDWSMKLDDALWAYRLLQLNELEELRANAYENARIYKERSKIWHDKHIREKHFREGQLVLLSNSRLKLFPRKLKSRWSGPYKVVKVYPYRMVEIENSNGELFKVNGH encoded by the exons ATGGTGGATTACCTCTCCAAATGGGTAGAAGTAATACCATCAGTCACCAATAATGCTAAAGTGGCTAAGAAGATGCTTAAGAAGATTATATTTCCAAGTTTTGGCACACCAAGAGCACTCATTAGTGATGGAGGTTCTCACTTTTGCAACCATATAATTGAGTCACTTTTGAATAAGTATGGAGTTACCCACAAGGTAGTAACACCATATCATCCCCAAACTAGTGGACAAGTAGAGGTAAGGAATAGAGAACTAAAGTGGATCCTAAAAAGAACGGTTTCACCCTCAAGAAAAGATTGGTCTATGAAGCTTGATGATGCACTTTGGGCATACAG GCTTcttcaattaaatgaattggAAGAGCTAAGGGCTAATGCTTATGAAAATGCAAGGATTTATAAAGAACGATCAAAGATATGGCATGATAAGCATATTCGTGAGAAGCACTTTCGTGAAGGTCAGTTGGTTTTGCTTTCTAATTCAAGATTGAAGTTGTTTCCTAGGAAATTGAAGTCTAGATGGTCGGGTCCATATAAAGTGGTAAAGGTGTACCCTTACAGAATGGTAGAAATCGAAAATTCTAATGGTGAACTCTTCAAGGTTAATGGTCATTGA